In Brassica napus cultivar Da-Ae chromosome A3, Da-Ae, whole genome shotgun sequence, the sequence ACACCAACActtattaaatcaaattaacagtcattaaataaaataaatgataaattatatgatttaccTTTTTGAAATCATGATAACTTTTGTTGGatcaataaatattattttgaagtcGAGGTGGTATTGAAATATAAATACTCAAGAATTGTATCATTCCTCAATCCAATTTTCaaaactaagatacaaaaatattaaataaagatCTCATGTTTATACGTGTTTTTTCAAAGATATTTGAAAATCGTTTAACAATGAATCTCTACATTTTTAGTCCTTTGTGATTGTTGTAATTTTCTGATTGTGAGTTATATGGATCAGTAAATGTTTCAATGGTTGTAAAGGTTAACACCAAAAATTTCAATGGTTTATCATCAAATACTACAATCACTAACAGCTGTAAAGATTCATCACCAAAGATTGCATTGGttcactaaaaattatattcatcAACTGTTGCAATAATTTctttaaacattttaatattacagaTACAACTTTTAAGATGAAAAGACACATTCTTATACATTTGTGATGCTACAAAACAATCGCATTGCTCTTACAGGATTCTTCATGAAGCTTGGCAATTGAAGTTATGTGGTTTATTTATCTTAAGTACTTAAAGCTCTTGTTTAGCCAGCAAATTGGCAGTTTATAATGCTAATGGAGCTGTAAAAGCTCTGAACTATTGTAGGGTTCTTCAAGTTTAATTAATGGAGAACAtgtttgcacaaaaaaaaaaaatcctcttGTCAATTAATTTGATCGTTAGAGATCAATGTAGAAacgtgagaaaaaaaaaagacacaatcTCTCCtggattttatttgattatatctctttcttcacttcaaactcttcttcttttttcacttTCCAGGCACAAATCTTGGCAAGTTCAAAAGTGTATTAACTCTTGCAACACCTTCTAGTGCAGAATACTCTGTTCCATGCTCTGTATCCATattatcctcttcttcttttatcAGCCTTTCAGCTTCACTTTCATCAAGAGCAATCTCTTTACTCGTCCTGACACTACTCGAACGGCCTAGACCGCTTAGTCCTGATTCATCATCATTCTCAGACGCGGTTTCTAGTTCCTCATCTGCCAGTTTGGAGATGGAAGAAACTGTAGTAGATATGGCGTTTGTGTTGTTATGTAGATACAAGCAAACCGCAGCACAGTCATCGACTTTGGAGGTCGGGTATTTATATCTCCAAGCTCTAACCGCAGACTCAACTACAGCTCTTGCCGCAGAGGAACGAGATGGTGCTGCAGCTACAATCCCCACTACCTCTTCGTTTGAGAGTACATCCCATATCTATCACACGTAACATAACATTAGACAtatgaacaacaacaaaaaataagaaaatatttattactttgaTAATGATTACAAGATGCACAAACATAACCATTAGAcatgtgaacaaaaaaaaatgcacaGAGAGAATAAAATGTGTCAAGATTACCCCATCTGAAGCCAACACTATAAACTCATCTTTTTGGGTTAATCTACGGAATGATACATCAGGGACGGAGATTAGACCGAAGTTTTTCAGACAAAAGTCTCCGAAAGCACGTGCCATGGCAAGTCCAGGTGAGTCACAGTTTGGCAGCCAAACTCTACAAACTTCAGGTTCATCTTTGAGAGCAAACACACGTCCACGGCACTTTTTTATTCTCTCTTCCTCAGCTGCCAAAACCAATCAACGGAAATTAAATAAAAGGATCCATCATATGCATCCATGATAAGGACTTATTATATCATTCAAACCTGGAAGATTTGGCTTGAGATCCACGGTTAGTTGAACAGCAACAAGACCATTTTCACCGTCTCTTGTCCCCATCACAGCTCTAGAGTCCCCAACGTTTCCAACAACGAGATACTCACCCTACGATAGAGCATAGGATATATAATGAAGACCCCCTAAGCACTTTAAACACAACAAGCCGAGACAATACCTGTTTGATCAAAGTCACAGCCGTTGTCCCACTACAGAAACAGTCAACGCTGCCATTGAATATAAGTTCTCTGTCCACAACTTTATAAGCCTTGAGAAACGCCTCTTTTAGAGTTTGAAACAATTCAGAATGTGACTCTTCCATGTTCTCCTCCTCCATGTCAGTAGATGGCTTAGGTTCTTCCTCAGCAGATACAAAAGAAACCGCAGCAGCGTCTTCAGAGTTGTTGTCACTATTAACGGTGGTGATGGGCTTTGGAGAAGCTTCAACTGGTACTTTAGGTTCCCAATAAGCACTTAATTTGAGAGGGAGATTATCTCTGACACTCTTTGCAACCATATGACCATATGGACCATGCCCATCAAAGACTCCACAGAAGATTGTATCTTTCCTTGAACCAAAGTTCTGCACACAGAAACTATAATCAATCAGAATTATTCTCCTAGATCAGTATAAAAAACCTGCTGATTCTAAGCATAGCAGAATCTAAACTAAAAGGTGAACAATTTGATGTAAGAATCGATGTTATTCTAAATCATTTATTGGTTGCAGTGGGGGAAACAACAGAACAACACATAAGAACCAAAACAAAGACTTAATGGTTTATAACTAACCTCCCAAACAACCATGGCATCTTGATTAGGCCCTTTCTTGCCTTGTTGAGTGAAGATACAAGCAACCTCACTTGAACCATTCAAGAACATCCGACCCGGAACCGTAGACAAcggatcatcatcatctctcatGCGATTAAAGGAGGAGTTCCTGGAACCAAGTCTCTTCTTagagttttttcttttcttcacacCAAAGCCAGGAGAGCAAGGAGAGCCCGGTGTAGTAGGACTCATGCTCTCTGCAGATAAACAGGACCCCATTCTCAGGGCCCTGATTATATTAATAAGGCACTCCAGACCAACTATTGTAAAGTCACACACACAGTCCTCCAGCGAGTAAAGATTGAAAGCTTTAGACCCCAATGATCACCACAAAGAGCGAATGAATACTACAAGAACAAACATATACACCTCCTACTTTAGTTCCAGCTACTTTTATGCAAGAATACTAATGATGAATATAGTTCttcttacaaattaaaaaaactccaaaaaggaAGAGAGATCAacgtatatattttttttcctattggCACCAAACACACACACTCACAAAAGGTTTGAATAgatgtttgtttatttataacATGAGAATGCATCAAACAGTGATTGAGAAAGAGACTACAAACACGAGAAACATCAAAACCCTTTCTCTATCTCTCACTCTGTTTTCTTCTTTGTCTGCAACcaatgaaaagaagaaaatgactgaaaaaaaattaacacctaaaataagcaaaaaaaaatttaatggaaTTCGAGCTGAAAAGACACTCACCAGGAGAGGACAGATCAATCAAAACGTAGGAGGATCTCAGAATCAGATTCAACCGGGTAAAAGTTAAAACGAGAAACAGAAAAATAAGTAACTGAGAGAAAGAAACGCAACCAACAACTACAAACccgttctttcttcttcttcttcttctgctctctctctactttcttcgtaaagagagagaagagacagAGAAACAACAATGGAGACAGAGACTTTTGTTTCTGAtgatgaattttattttgttttcggctatttttttttaaaatataaatggtttttattaatattgtttttttcaggCTGGTACAAAATTAACATGGGGGTTGGATGATACGTTTTCTTCTTACACAATAATAGTTTTCTGACATCCACCAAAATaagatttattataataattgttgtcaaatttaataaaaatcctTACAAAACGAGAAATAatgtttccttttatatttaaaagtttattatgtttatttgatttgctgtataataaataataatgtatgttgtgaaaaaaaaatgtcattttaagtatttctttttttgattaaataggGTTAATAGAGATGGTAATGTTTGTAGTTAACTTTATTGGAAAATCTGTTGGATTTAGATATTATAAAAATCAAAGTGACAGAACAGAATAGTACTTTCCGTGGAACCCATAAGTCAATACACACATGGTGATGAGTACAAAAAAACTGGATCCACATGTCGGTAACGAGGCATAGATTCCAACACGTATCAACTTCTTTCACATTCAGCAGATCTGCAGATCAACATTTTGAATGAAGACAAACATGTGTTTGTGTTCATTTTCTACTCTTTATCGGTCTCAATCTCATCTCGAGTCCAATCTCAATCAGATAATCGATCTCATTTTGGATCAAATCaaagattttaagtttaaaaggTTTCTTGATTTGGATCAAGAGTCTAGGTAGGGTTGATAATAGtctatcattaaaaaaaaaaactcgatacAAAACACGAGAGCCAGCGAGTGTGTCTAACTTTGATCTCTTCCAGCTCAGAGACGCTTCAACAATTCTGCAACGAAACTGTCTCTAGGAACATCCTTAACCTCCTCTTTACTTCCCTCCACCACCTTCTTCAACGTCACAACACCTCCGCTGAGCTCATTCTTGCCCACAACCACCATCCAAGGGATCCCTGAACTCTTTGCACGATCAAAATGCTTTGTTTGCCTCTTCGTCACTAGATACTCTGCATTGATGTCAGCTTCCCACAGCATACTAGCCAGCTCCGCAGCTTCTCCTAGCTTGTTATCCTCCATCACACTAACCAAAACCTGAGTCTCCGTAGCTCGAACAGCCTTAATTcataccaaaacaaaaaacaatgttCATTAAACCATTCTTTTGAATATAAGGACAACAACTAAAAAGAGTGTAAGACTTGGGAAGCAAGTTACCTGTTTTTGCTGTTCTTCCATTATGTTAAACACTCGCTCAATCCCCAGGCTCATACCAACCGCAGGCACTTGCTTTGATCCAAACATTCCTATAAGGTTATCATACCTCCCACCAGCAGCAATTGATCCAACCTCAGCTCCTATACAAACGGCTTCAAAGATGACACCCGTGTAGTAATCAAGACCTCTCGCTAGACTCAGATCAAAGACTATCCTGTGACTGCACTTTGACCTCTCCAGAGCTTCAAACATGATACTCAACTCATCAAGAGCTTCTTTTGACGAGCTGTTGGCTAAAAACTCGCTCCCTTCTTGTCTCAGTTTAGTCAGTAGCTCCATGGGAGCTCCTTTCTCCTTGACAAAGCCGCCGATTCTGTCTGCAATCTCTGAAGACAAACCCTTCTCCTCCACCATCTCTTTCTTCACTTGCTCGAATGTTTGCTTGTCTAACTTATCGATACTAGAACAGATGGTTCTGAATTTCTCAGCTGGTACTCCACATATCTCCAGCATCCCATCAAGCAACTTTCTATGATTCAGTTTCACCACATAGTCTCCAATCTCCAGTTTGTCAAGGAGCTCCGTTAAGATCTTAACAACTTCGAAATCAGGTCCCATTGGTTCAGACAAGCCAGCGATATCGAAATCACACTGGTAAAACTCTCTGTATCTTCCTTTAGATGGATTGTCTCTTCTGTACACCTTTGCTATTTGGTATCTTTTGAATGATGCGATACCATTCATAGCCACATACCGTGCAAATGGAACTGTTAGATCATATCTTAAAGAGCAAAGCTCTCCACCCTGCAATCAAATAACCAAACACATGAGCATGCATTttaatcatcatcattatccacAAAACATATATTTAGAGATGGAGTTTAAACCTGATCAGCAATGTCGTAGATCAGCTTTGAGTCTTCTCCATACTTCCCCATAAGTGTCTCTCTCAGCTCAAAAACAGGAGTGTCAAGTGCAGTGGCACCATGTTTCTTGAAAACGTTTTGTATGATCGAAAAAGCTTTTTCTCTCACTATCATTTGCTCTTTAGCGAAATCTCTAGTGCCCTGTCATAATATCAAACAAATGAGAAATAGTATATAGACTCAAAACGCCTAACAATTTGAAGGTGAGACCTAACTGTTTACCTTTGGAAGCTTGGGAAGTCTCCTGTTCTCATTACTTTCTACAATCTCTTTCACTTTAGCCAACAGATAATCAAAACAGTCACTCTCAGGATTATAAAGACTCAAGATTTGCTCCACCTGGTCACCACCATCATTCACCAATCTCTCTTTTATAAACTGGATAACCATGCTTGTCCCCTTCCCCAAAACAGCTTTCttatcattcttcttcttcttcttatcgcTCTTCGCCTCCTCTTTGTCTGCTGCATCTCCGCTCTTGTCTCCACCACCAAGTACAAAAAAGGCAGCAGCTGCTTCCAAACCAACGATTCTCCACACAATCCCCAAACACTCATTCAACTTATGCGCAAATCTGCACTGATCCTCTTCAACAAGAGCCGACTTATAACCACTCTTCAGCTTCTCATACTCCACAAAGCTCTTCTCCAACACCACTTTCCTCACACTCTCATCCCCAATGGACTCAGCACACAGCTTACGACGAAGAAACGAACACTCCCCCAAGCTCTTAACCGACATACACAAACCCAACAACGTTGTCCCCAAAGCCTCACCAACCGCAGAGTTCCCAGACCCAGTCTTCCCTCCTTTAACACCAGAGTTCAACTCAACACGAGCATCCGAATGCACACCCCTCACAACCTCCCTAAACTTCCCGTGAATCCTCGGAATCTTCGAAACCTCCTCAACCTCAACCTTCCCCACAGCTTTAGACCCGTTAAGCAAAACCTTGAGATCGCCAGCAACACTAATCGCGTCTTTATAACCAAACCCATCTCCAGAATCCAACGAATTAAACGAGGAGACATCACCTTTCGCCGCCTCGCAGCTCAAGGCGGCAACAGAGTCAACAATCTGCGACAAAGCCGTTGACTTGTGATCTATAACAGAACACACACCAACCAACGAGGAACAAGACTTCTCCAACACGACATTCTCACCTTCCGTCACTTCGATCTCATCCCAAAGCTCGAAAGTCTCGACCTTTGAGTTCAGAAGCTCCAGTATCTTAACCGGGAGAGCGGACCGGACCGAACCGGAGTTTGACAAGAGAAGCTTGTTCAAGAGCACGGCCAAGGAAGCTCTGGTCTCTTCGGTGGTTAGACCTTGAGGGATGCCAAAGGAGGCTCTTTTGATCAGTGGGAGGGGTTTGGTGGAGAATCTCTCGATCGCGGAAGAGTCGATACGTACGGTGGCGACGCCGGAAGCGATCTTGTAGACGGAGGAAGAGGAAAAGGAGGATCCTTTGCCTCCGAGAGTAATCGTCGTTCTCTCCGCCGCCATTGTGAGAGCAAAGCCACGAGAGATTGATTGAAACGCtgtttagggtttcgtagagTGAGAGAATATGACTATATTACTGTATCGGGTAAaagttgtatatttttttacattaacaTAGGGTAAAAATTGTATATAGACAAAACTTATACTTTCTCAAATATGGATAGAAATTATCTACATTTTCTGACATATTTCTATAATCTCTATCAGAAAAAGatatatgattttttggattGGACAAATTAATGTTAACCAATTTACACATATATTgccaaaaattaaatatatatatatatatatatatattaatttattcctTTTTGTTAGGTTTATTTACTTTCTAACAAAGTTTATCAttcatatttttagattttaattttaagcaaatgcattaattaaaatcaaaacatcATGTATACAAAAAAGagtaaaatatcattttttgtaTAAAGAAGATTTAATTTGAGTTTCACTTTATAATCCAACTTCAGCAATCTTTGCAGTTAGCTCTCATTTTGCtctttaatagtttttaattggAGTTTTTATAACCTAAACGAAACGCAGTTTAAACTGAACGAGCGATtgggaagagagaagaaaaagagaaacgtttttctttattattaccACAAAACGACAAAAAGATCAAATTTTTCAGACAAAGCTTCCTTCAACATTCAAACAAATCACAACTCTTCTGTCCTTGTTTCTAAACCGATAACTCGATATGA encodes:
- the LOC125606967 gene encoding probable protein phosphatase 2C 33; its protein translation is MGSCLSAESMSPTTPGSPCSPGFGVKKRKNSKKRLGSRNSSFNRMRDDDDPLSTVPGRMFLNGSSEVACIFTQQGKKGPNQDAMVVWENFGSRKDTIFCGVFDGHGPYGHMVAKSVRDNLPLKLSAYWEPKVPVEASPKPITTVNSDNNSEDAAAVSFVSAEEEPKPSTDMEEENMEESHSELFQTLKEAFLKAYKVVDRELIFNGSVDCFCSGTTAVTLIKQGEYLVVGNVGDSRAVMGTRDGENGLVAVQLTVDLKPNLPAEEERIKKCRGRVFALKDEPEVCRVWLPNCDSPGLAMARAFGDFCLKNFGLISVPDVSFRRLTQKDEFIVLASDGIWDVLSNEEVVGIVAAAPSRSSAARAVVESAVRAWRYKYPTSKVDDCAAVCLYLHNNTNAISTTVSSISKLADEELETASENDDESGLSGLGRSSSVRTSKEIALDESEAERLIKEEEDNMDTEHGTEYSALEGVARVNTLLNLPRFVPGK
- the LOC125606966 gene encoding histidine--tRNA ligase, cytoplasmic-like, with amino-acid sequence MAAERTTITLGGKGSSFSSSSVYKIASGVATVRIDSSAIERFSTKPLPLIKRASFGIPQGLTTEETRASLAVLLNKLLLSNSGSVRSALPVKILELLNSKVETFELWDEIEVTEGENVVLEKSCSSLVGVCSVIDHKSTALSQIVDSVAALSCEAAKGDVSSFNSLDSGDGFGYKDAISVAGDLKVLLNGSKAVGKVEVEEVSKIPRIHGKFREVVRGVHSDARVELNSGVKGGKTGSGNSAVGEALGTTLLGLCMSVKSLGECSFLRRKLCAESIGDESVRKVVLEKSFVEYEKLKSGYKSALVEEDQCRFAHKLNECLGIVWRIVGLEAAAAFFVLGGGDKSGDAADKEEAKSDKKKKKNDKKAVLGKGTSMVIQFIKERLVNDGGDQVEQILSLYNPESDCFDYLLAKVKEIVESNENRRLPKLPKGTRDFAKEQMIVREKAFSIIQNVFKKHGATALDTPVFELRETLMGKYGEDSKLIYDIADQGGELCSLRYDLTVPFARYVAMNGIASFKRYQIAKVYRRDNPSKGRYREFYQCDFDIAGLSEPMGPDFEVVKILTELLDKLEIGDYVVKLNHRKLLDGMLEICGVPAEKFRTICSSIDKLDKQTFEQVKKEMVEEKGLSSEIADRIGGFVKEKGAPMELLTKLRQEGSEFLANSSSKEALDELSIMFEALERSKCSHRIVFDLSLARGLDYYTGVIFEAVCIGAEVGSIAAGGRYDNLIGMFGSKQVPAVGMSLGIERVFNIMEEQQKQAVRATETQVLVSVMEDNKLGEAAELASMLWEADINAEYLVTKRQTKHFDRAKSSGIPWMVVVGKNELSGGVVTLKKVVEGSKEEVKDVPRDSFVAELLKRL